The sequence TCGCTGGAGCCGGTGGGGGTGGAGATCGACCGGCAGACCGAGCGCGAGGTGCAGCGGGCCGAGGGCGTGGCGCGGCGCTCCGCCAGCACCACCCTGGCGGCGCTGGCGGCGGCGCTGGTGCTGACGCTGGTGCTGGGAACCTGGCTCACCCGCACCCTGCTGCGCCCCGTGGGCGAGCTGCGCCGGGGGATGGCCAACGTGGCGGAGGGCGACTTTGCGCCCAACGTGCGGATTCCCGTGGAGCGCCCCGACGAGCTGGGCGACCTGGCCCGCTCGTTCGACACCATGACCACGCGGCTGCTGGAGCTTGACCGGCTGAAAGCCGAGTTCGTGTCGGTGGCCTCGCACGAGATCAAGACGCCGCTCAGCGTGATCCGCGGCTACGTGACGCTGCTGGCCGACGGCATCTACGGCCCGGTGAACGACCGCCAGAAGACCACGCTCGAGGCGGTGAACGCCCAGACCGACCGGCTGACCCGGCTGGTGCACCGCCTGCTGGACGTCAGCCGCTTCGAGGCGGGGGGCGGGCGGCTGGAGCTGCGCGACATCGACCTGGCGGCGTTCTTCCGCGAGCTCACCAGCGGGTTCCAGGTGCTGGCGGGGCAGAACGGCATCGAGTTTCCCGTGCGCCTGGCCGACGACCTTCCCGCCACCATCCATGGCGACGAGGACCGGCTGAACGAGGTGCTGGGCAACCTGCTTTCCAACGCCTTCAAGTTCACCACCCAGGGCGGCACCATCCGGGTAGATGCGCAGCGGTGCGACGGCGGGATCTGCGTGGAGGTGGAGGACACGGGCGTGGGCATTCCGCCCGATCAGCTCCCCCGCATCTTCGAAAAGTTCTACCAGGTAGACAACGAGGCCCAGCCGCGGTCGGTGGGATCGGGGCTGGGGCTGGCCATTTCGCGCGAGATCGTCGAGGCGCACGGGGGCACGATCACTGCAGAAAGCCAGGTGGGCCGGGGCACGCGCTTCAGCGTGTTTCTCCCGGAGCGGCCGCCCGTTCAGAAGGCGGCCTGATCCGCCCGACTTTTCACGCGCCCGCCTGTGAGAACCGCGTTTTCCGTTCTGTCGCTGGTCCTGCTTGCCGCCTGCGCCTCGGGCGGTCGTGGCGGCGCCGGCCCCGGTGCACCCAGCCGCGACCTGCTGTGGCGGCAGGCGCACCAGGCCATGCACCAGGACTCGTCGCGCATCGCCCTGGCCGCCTTCCAGCGGCTGGCCGCGGAGCACCCCGGTACGGTCGAGGGCAACGAGGCGCGCTTCTACCTGGGCACGCTGTACCTGGACCCGCGCAACTTCGACGCGACGCGGGCGTCGGAGCACCTGGAGCTGTACCTGGCCGCGGACACCGTGGGCGGCCGGCAGGTCCGCCG is a genomic window of Longimicrobium sp. containing:
- a CDS encoding HAMP domain-containing sensor histidine kinase, with the translated sequence HPPTRMSLRQRIVLTLLGIAIILVIPAAYGLLALQQVHSAVHTLQGRDVEAINALSDVRNGVEAANDAQVRYSALGGIGEAQDFAALEQRLDSASNAVAGGLATLSRGAYRRSSARVAALWDTTRTFAQQERTLIRAGDRDGAAALRRQAVTPAFQRMAASLEPVGVEIDRQTEREVQRAEGVARRSASTTLAALAAALVLTLVLGTWLTRTLLRPVGELRRGMANVAEGDFAPNVRIPVERPDELGDLARSFDTMTTRLLELDRLKAEFVSVASHEIKTPLSVIRGYVTLLADGIYGPVNDRQKTTLEAVNAQTDRLTRLVHRLLDVSRFEAGGGRLELRDIDLAAFFRELTSGFQVLAGQNGIEFPVRLADDLPATIHGDEDRLNEVLGNLLSNAFKFTTQGGTIRVDAQRCDGGICVEVEDTGVGIPPDQLPRIFEKFYQVDNEAQPRSVGSGLGLAISREIVEAHGGTITAESQVGRGTRFSVFLPERPPVQKAA